A genome region from Bacteroides stercoris ATCC 43183 includes the following:
- a CDS encoding aminopeptidase C gives MKKSVLIAALGLFSLNTMAQDAPKEEGFVFTTVKENPITSIKNQNRSSTCWSFSSLGFLESELLRMGKGEYDLSEMFVVHHTMVDRGQNYVRYHGDSSFSPGGSFYDIMFCLKNYGLVPQEAMPGIMYGDSLPVHNELDAVAGAYVDAIAKGRLTKLTPVWKNGLSAIYDTYLGKCPEKFTYKGKEYTPKTFGESLGINPDDYVSLTSYTHHPFYTQFAIEIQDNWRNGLSWNLPIDELMAVMDNAIKNGYTFAWGSDVSEQGFTRDGIAVMPDAARGAELTGSDMARWTGLTAADKRKELTGKPLPEVNVTQEMRQTAFDNWETTDDHGMVIYGIAKDQNGKEYFMVKNSWGLSGKYKGIWYASKAFVAYKTMNILVHKDALPKDIAKKLGIK, from the coding sequence ATGAAAAAGTCTGTATTAATTGCCGCCTTAGGACTGTTCAGTCTGAATACAATGGCACAAGACGCCCCCAAAGAAGAGGGATTCGTCTTTACTACCGTAAAAGAAAACCCGATTACGTCCATCAAGAACCAGAACCGTTCCAGTACGTGCTGGAGCTTCTCCAGCCTCGGTTTCCTGGAAAGCGAGCTGTTGCGCATGGGCAAAGGAGAATACGACCTTTCCGAGATGTTCGTCGTACACCACACCATGGTAGACCGCGGACAGAACTACGTACGCTATCACGGCGACAGTTCTTTCTCACCGGGCGGAAGTTTTTATGACATCATGTTCTGCCTGAAGAACTACGGACTCGTGCCGCAGGAAGCCATGCCGGGCATTATGTACGGTGATTCGCTGCCTGTACACAACGAACTGGATGCCGTGGCAGGCGCATACGTAGATGCCATCGCCAAAGGCAGACTCACCAAGCTGACTCCCGTATGGAAAAACGGTCTGAGCGCCATTTACGACACTTACCTCGGCAAATGCCCTGAAAAGTTCACTTACAAAGGAAAAGAATACACACCGAAGACTTTCGGCGAATCACTCGGCATCAATCCGGACGATTATGTATCGCTGACTTCGTATACACACCACCCGTTCTACACCCAGTTTGCCATTGAAATTCAGGACAACTGGCGCAACGGTCTTTCCTGGAACCTGCCTATCGACGAGCTGATGGCTGTTATGGACAATGCCATTAAGAACGGTTACACCTTTGCATGGGGCAGTGACGTGAGCGAACAAGGTTTCACCCGCGACGGTATTGCCGTTATGCCGGATGCAGCCCGCGGCGCAGAACTCACCGGTTCGGACATGGCTCGTTGGACAGGCCTTACCGCTGCCGACAAGCGCAAAGAGCTGACCGGCAAACCGCTGCCGGAAGTCAACGTTACCCAGGAAATGCGTCAAACTGCTTTCGACAACTGGGAAACAACCGACGACCACGGCATGGTTATCTACGGCATTGCCAAAGACCAGAACGGAAAAGAATATTTCATGGTAAAGAATTCCTGGGGACTGAGCGGCAAGTATAAAGGCATCTGGTATGCTTCCAAAGCTTTCGTTGCTTACAAAACCATGAATATCCTTGTTCATAAGGATGCACTGCCCAAAGACATCGCCAAGAAACTGGGTATTAAATAA
- a CDS encoding electron transfer flavoprotein subunit beta/FixA family protein: protein MSLKIVVLAKQVPDTRNVGKDAMKADGTINRAALPAIFNPEDLNALEQALRLKDAHPGSTVTILTMGPGRAAEVIREGLYRGADNGYLLTDRAFAGADTLATSYALATAIRKIGDYDIIIGGRQAIDGDTAQVGPQVAEKLGLTQVTYAEEILNVDKAAGKITVKRHIDGGVETVEGPLPIVITVNGSAAPCRPRNAKLVQKYKRALGAQEKAAIEKEGAELPYAALYEKYPYLNITEWSVADVNGDLAQCGLSGSPTKVKTIQNISFQAKESKTLTGSDRDVEDLIVELLANHTIG from the coding sequence ATGAGTTTGAAAATCGTTGTACTGGCAAAACAAGTTCCCGACACACGCAACGTTGGGAAAGATGCCATGAAAGCCGACGGAACCATTAACCGCGCGGCACTCCCCGCCATCTTCAACCCCGAAGACCTGAATGCCCTTGAGCAAGCTCTCCGGCTGAAAGATGCACATCCGGGCTCCACCGTAACCATCCTGACCATGGGACCGGGACGCGCAGCCGAAGTTATCCGTGAAGGACTTTACCGCGGCGCCGACAACGGCTATCTGCTGACCGACCGCGCTTTTGCCGGAGCCGATACGCTGGCCACTTCCTACGCCCTTGCCACCGCCATCAGGAAGATAGGCGATTATGACATCATCATCGGCGGCCGCCAGGCCATCGACGGCGATACGGCACAGGTAGGCCCGCAAGTGGCTGAGAAGTTGGGATTGACGCAGGTTACTTATGCGGAAGAGATTCTGAATGTGGACAAAGCAGCCGGAAAGATTACCGTAAAACGCCATATCGACGGCGGTGTGGAGACTGTGGAAGGTCCGCTGCCCATCGTTATCACCGTTAACGGAAGCGCCGCTCCCTGCCGTCCGCGCAATGCCAAACTGGTGCAGAAATACAAACGCGCCCTCGGTGCGCAGGAGAAAGCCGCCATTGAAAAAGAAGGCGCCGAACTGCCGTATGCAGCCCTTTACGAGAAATACCCTTATCTGAACATCACGGAATGGAGTGTGGCCGACGTCAACGGCGACCTCGCACAATGCGGTCTGAGCGGCTCGCCCACCAAGGTGAAAACCATTCAGAATATTTCATTCCAGGCCAAAGAAAGCAAAACGCTCACGGGCAGCGACCGGGATGTAGAAGATTTGATTGTTGAACTGTTAGCTAACCACACCATAGGATAA
- a CDS encoding acyl-CoA dehydrogenase family protein codes for MANFYTDIPELKYHLNNPMMQRICELKERGYEDKDKFDYAPQDYADAIDSYDKVLEITGEITGEIIAPNAEGVDEEGPHCANGRVEYASGTKQNLDAMVKAGLNGMTMPRRFGGLNFPITPYTMCAEIVAAADAGFGNIWSLQDCIETLYEFGNEDQHSRFIPRICAGETMSMDLTEPDAGSDLQSVMLKATYDETNNCWRLNGVKRFITNGDADLHLVLARSEEGTKDGRGLSMFIYDKRDGGVNVRRIENKLGIHGSPTCELVYKNAKCELCGDRKLGLIKYVMALMNGARLGIAAQSVGLSQAAYNEGLAYAKDRKQFGKAIIEFPAVYDMLAIMKAKLDAGRALLYQTSRYVDIYKALDDIARERKLTPEERQEQKKYAKLADSFTPLAKGMNSEYANQNAYDSIQIHGGSGFMLEYACQRIYRDARITSIYEGTTQLQTVAAIRYVTNGSYAATLRDYELIPCSEEMQPLLDRVKEMTNKFEACTNAVKESGNQELLDFVARRLYEMAAVCVMSHLLIQDATTAPEMFAKSALVYVNYAESEIEKHFNFIRKFKAEELESYRK; via the coding sequence ATGGCTAATTTTTATACAGATATTCCGGAACTCAAGTATCACTTGAACAATCCGATGATGCAGCGTATCTGCGAACTGAAAGAACGCGGCTACGAAGATAAAGACAAGTTCGATTATGCACCGCAGGATTATGCGGATGCAATCGACTCCTACGACAAGGTGCTCGAAATCACCGGTGAGATTACGGGTGAGATTATCGCGCCCAATGCCGAAGGTGTGGACGAAGAAGGCCCTCATTGCGCCAACGGCCGTGTGGAATATGCCAGCGGCACCAAACAGAACCTCGACGCCATGGTAAAGGCCGGACTGAACGGTATGACCATGCCGCGCCGTTTCGGCGGACTGAACTTCCCGATTACCCCGTACACCATGTGCGCGGAAATCGTAGCTGCCGCCGATGCTGGCTTTGGCAACATCTGGTCTTTGCAAGACTGTATCGAGACTCTTTACGAGTTCGGTAACGAAGACCAGCACAGCCGTTTCATACCCCGCATCTGCGCCGGTGAAACCATGTCCATGGACCTGACCGAACCCGATGCCGGTTCCGACCTGCAGAGCGTGATGCTGAAAGCCACTTACGATGAAACCAACAACTGCTGGCGCCTGAACGGCGTGAAGCGTTTCATCACGAACGGCGATGCCGACCTGCACCTCGTGCTGGCACGCTCGGAAGAGGGAACAAAGGACGGCCGCGGTCTGTCCATGTTCATCTACGACAAGCGTGACGGCGGTGTAAACGTGCGCCGCATCGAAAACAAACTGGGTATCCACGGTTCGCCCACTTGCGAACTGGTATACAAGAATGCGAAATGCGAACTTTGCGGCGACCGCAAGCTCGGTTTGATTAAATACGTAATGGCGTTGATGAACGGCGCCCGTCTGGGTATCGCCGCTCAGTCCGTAGGTCTGTCGCAGGCTGCCTATAACGAAGGGCTGGCTTATGCCAAAGACCGCAAACAGTTCGGCAAAGCCATCATCGAGTTCCCCGCCGTGTACGATATGCTGGCTATCATGAAAGCCAAACTGGATGCCGGCCGTGCCCTGCTGTACCAGACTTCACGCTACGTAGACATCTACAAGGCACTGGACGACATCGCCCGCGAACGCAAACTGACTCCGGAAGAACGTCAGGAACAGAAGAAATATGCCAAACTGGCCGATTCCTTCACACCGCTGGCAAAAGGTATGAACTCCGAATACGCCAACCAGAATGCTTACGACAGTATCCAGATTCACGGCGGTTCCGGCTTCATGCTGGAATATGCCTGTCAGCGCATTTATCGCGATGCACGTATCACCAGCATCTACGAAGGTACCACACAGTTGCAGACGGTAGCCGCCATCCGCTACGTCACCAACGGTTCTTATGCCGCCACCCTGCGCGACTATGAGCTGATTCCGTGCAGCGAAGAAATGCAACCGCTGTTGGACCGCGTAAAAGAAATGACGAATAAGTTCGAAGCCTGCACCAACGCCGTTAAGGAAAGCGGCAATCAGGAATTGCTGGACTTCGTGGCTCGCCGTCTTTACGAAATGGCTGCCGTGTGCGTAATGTCTCACTTGCTGATTCAGGATGCGACAACAGCTCCCGAAATGTTTGCCAAGTCGGCGCTGGTGTACGTAAACTATGCCGAATCTGAAATAGAGAAGCATTTCAACTTCATCCGTAAGTTCAAGGCGGAAGAGTTGGAAAGCTATCGCAAGTAA
- a CDS encoding class I SAM-dependent methyltransferase — MQQRHENRKTYFQELATTSELHFLPYIHRFTSVTPQSRILEIGCGEGGNLVPFARIGCRVTGIDLSENRIRQARQFFQEERLPATFIASDIFQIIQLEEAFDIILIHDVIEHISEKYRLLEHIKRFLTPGGLLFISFPPWQMPFGGHQQICRNKYVSRLPFIHLLPAGIYSSLLHHFGESQARIDELLDIRKCRTSIELFEKLLCTSHYQIFHKQFWFINPHYEQKFHLKPRKLLRLIGSIPHLRNFFCTSCFYLIQS, encoded by the coding sequence ATGCAGCAAAGACACGAAAACAGAAAGACTTACTTTCAGGAACTGGCAACGACCAGTGAACTTCATTTCCTTCCCTACATTCACCGATTCACTTCTGTCACTCCCCAAAGCCGGATTCTTGAAATCGGTTGTGGCGAAGGTGGCAATCTGGTACCCTTTGCCCGCATCGGCTGCCGGGTTACAGGCATTGATTTATCCGAAAACCGCATCCGGCAAGCCCGCCAGTTCTTCCAGGAAGAAAGACTGCCCGCCACTTTCATAGCCTCGGATATTTTTCAAATCATACAATTGGAAGAAGCATTCGACATCATACTGATTCACGATGTTATAGAGCATATCTCCGAAAAATACCGCCTTTTAGAACATATCAAACGCTTCCTCACTCCCGGTGGACTACTCTTTATCAGCTTCCCTCCCTGGCAAATGCCTTTTGGAGGGCATCAGCAGATTTGCCGGAACAAATATGTTTCACGCCTGCCTTTCATTCATTTATTGCCCGCAGGCATCTACAGCAGTTTATTACACCACTTTGGCGAAAGCCAGGCACGCATCGATGAACTTCTCGACATACGGAAATGCCGGACAAGTATCGAACTATTCGAAAAACTTCTCTGCACTTCCCACTATCAGATTTTTCACAAACAATTCTGGTTTATCAATCCGCATTACGAACAAAAATTTCACCTTAAACCGCGTAAATTGCTACGTCTCATCGGTTCGATACCGCATCTGCGCAATTTTTTCTGTACCTCATGCTTTTATCTGATACAATCATGA
- a CDS encoding 1-deoxy-D-xylulose-5-phosphate synthase, with the protein MYIEKINGPADVKRLSAGELETLSEEVRGVLLKKLSEHGGHVGPNLGMVEATVALHYVFNSPADKIVYDVSHQSYAHKILTGRKAAFMDAAAYDEVSGYTEPSESEHDFFVIGHTSTSVSLATGLAKARDLKGGTGNVIAVIGDGSLSGGEAFEGLNNAAELGTNFIVIVNDNQMSIAENHGGLYRNLQLLRETDGQAPCNFFTAMGLDYLYVKDGNNVQALIDAFRKVKDIAHPVAVHINTLKGKGYRLAEQQQERFHYSAPFCLETGSPAVDSGNEEDYGDLTARYLLQEMKKDRTVVGITAGTPTVFGFTPERREEAGRQFVDVGIAEEHAVAMASAIAAGGGKPVFGVYSTFIQRAYDQLSQDLCINNNPALILVFWGGASTMNDVTHLCLFDIPVIGNIPNMVYLAPTCREEYFAMLEWGIHQTEHPVAIRVPANGVLSRGIEPEKDYGKLLNRYEVAYRGGQVAVLGLGSFFQLGEEVVGKLKEETGVDATLVNPRFITGVDEALLEDLKRDHTLVVTLEDGVLDGGFGEKIARYYGTSGMKVLNYGIRKEFADRYDAGELLRDNRLTVPQIVEDIKKVR; encoded by the coding sequence ATGTATATAGAAAAGATTAACGGGCCTGCCGACGTGAAGCGGCTTTCGGCAGGCGAACTGGAAACATTGAGTGAAGAAGTGCGCGGCGTATTGCTGAAGAAGCTGAGTGAGCACGGCGGTCATGTAGGCCCGAATCTGGGTATGGTAGAGGCTACCGTTGCCTTGCACTATGTGTTCAATTCGCCGGCAGACAAGATTGTCTACGACGTTTCCCACCAAAGTTATGCACACAAAATACTCACAGGGCGCAAGGCGGCATTTATGGACGCTGCCGCATACGATGAAGTGTCGGGCTACACCGAACCCTCGGAAAGCGAACATGACTTCTTCGTTATCGGACATACGTCGACTTCCGTCAGCCTTGCCACCGGACTTGCCAAAGCGCGCGACCTGAAAGGCGGTACGGGCAATGTGATAGCCGTAATTGGCGATGGCTCTTTAAGCGGTGGCGAGGCTTTTGAAGGGTTGAACAATGCAGCCGAACTGGGAACGAACTTCATCGTGATTGTGAACGACAACCAAATGTCCATTGCCGAAAATCACGGCGGTTTGTATCGCAACCTGCAACTGCTGCGCGAAACCGACGGTCAGGCGCCTTGCAACTTCTTTACCGCCATGGGACTGGATTATCTGTACGTGAAAGACGGCAATAACGTGCAGGCATTGATAGATGCTTTCCGAAAGGTGAAAGATATCGCCCACCCGGTTGCGGTACACATCAATACCCTCAAAGGTAAAGGCTACCGCCTTGCCGAGCAGCAGCAGGAACGTTTCCATTACAGTGCTCCGTTCTGCCTGGAGACGGGCAGCCCGGCGGTTGACTCCGGCAATGAGGAAGATTACGGCGACCTTACGGCAAGGTATCTGCTGCAAGAGATGAAGAAAGACCGTACCGTTGTCGGCATCACAGCGGGCACACCCACCGTATTCGGCTTTACGCCAGAGCGTCGCGAAGAGGCGGGGCGTCAGTTTGTCGATGTGGGCATTGCCGAGGAGCACGCCGTTGCCATGGCGTCTGCCATTGCCGCCGGTGGCGGGAAACCGGTATTCGGGGTGTACAGCACTTTCATCCAGCGCGCCTACGACCAGTTGTCGCAGGACCTCTGCATCAACAACAATCCCGCATTGATTCTCGTCTTTTGGGGTGGCGCTTCGACAATGAACGATGTCACTCACCTTTGCCTGTTCGATATTCCGGTCATCGGCAACATTCCGAACATGGTTTATCTGGCTCCTACTTGCCGTGAGGAGTATTTTGCCATGTTGGAGTGGGGGATTCATCAGACGGAGCATCCCGTAGCCATTCGTGTTCCCGCCAACGGAGTCCTTTCGCGCGGCATCGAACCGGAGAAGGATTACGGCAAGCTGCTGAACCGTTATGAAGTGGCGTACCGTGGCGGGCAGGTTGCCGTTCTTGGGCTTGGCTCTTTCTTTCAATTGGGCGAAGAAGTGGTTGGAAAGCTGAAAGAAGAAACCGGAGTGGATGCAACACTCGTCAATCCCCGTTTCATTACCGGAGTGGATGAGGCTTTGCTCGAAGATTTGAAACGCGACCACACGTTGGTGGTAACTCTCGAAGACGGTGTGCTCGACGGTGGTTTTGGCGAGAAGATTGCCCGCTATTACGGCACATCGGGCATGAAAGTGCTGAACTATGGCATCCGTAAAGAGTTTGCAGACCGTTATGATGCAGGCGAGTTGCTGCGGGACAACCGGCTGACAGTGCCGCAGATCGTGGAAGATATAAAAAAAGTAAGGTGA
- a CDS encoding arginase family protein has translation MQKQRMSGQNQKTDKRRAWPIIIMNFTGVYDYEAFARNNKFIWLDCRHLYGTEGYCDRDGTLALKRMIADYPAEGVHFIDSGNYHYLTKFWTDKLETPFSLIVFDHHPDMQPPLFDNILSCGSWVKNILDHNNNCKKVIIVGASDKLIQAVPKGYERQVRFYSETTLMHEEGWQDFSSGHINGPVYISIDKDVLNPASAATNWDQGSLSLWELEILLAVILQKEQVVGIDICGECSTTLNLFEEKRETIMDSRANKELLRLIRSSSGLQ, from the coding sequence ATGCAAAAACAACGTATGAGCGGGCAAAATCAAAAAACAGATAAACGGAGAGCATGGCCGATCATCATCATGAACTTCACGGGAGTGTATGACTACGAGGCGTTTGCCCGGAACAATAAGTTTATATGGTTGGACTGTCGTCATCTTTATGGTACAGAGGGCTACTGTGACAGGGATGGTACTTTGGCTTTGAAGCGGATGATTGCTGATTATCCGGCGGAGGGAGTCCATTTCATCGATTCAGGCAACTATCATTATTTGACTAAATTCTGGACAGACAAACTCGAAACTCCGTTTTCGCTGATTGTGTTCGACCACCATCCCGATATGCAGCCACCGTTGTTTGACAACATACTTTCTTGCGGAAGTTGGGTAAAGAATATATTGGACCATAACAACAACTGCAAGAAAGTAATTATCGTAGGTGCTTCAGACAAACTGATACAGGCTGTGCCGAAAGGATATGAAAGACAAGTCCGGTTTTACAGTGAAACTACGCTCATGCACGAAGAGGGTTGGCAGGACTTTTCTTCCGGACATATCAACGGGCCGGTTTACATTTCCATAGACAAGGATGTCTTGAATCCGGCTTCGGCAGCAACAAACTGGGATCAAGGTTCTCTCAGCTTATGGGAATTGGAGATACTGCTGGCTGTTATTCTTCAGAAAGAACAGGTAGTGGGCATTGACATCTGTGGGGAATGCTCCACAACACTCAATCTTTTTGAAGAAAAACGGGAAACCATCATGGATAGCCGGGCAAACAAAGAATTGCTCAGACTTATCCGGTCATCCTCCGGCCTTCAATAG
- a CDS encoding methylglyoxal synthase, with protein sequence MKTIVRRIGLVAHDAMKKDMIEWVLWNSERLIGHKFYCTGTTGTLIKKALEEKHPEIKWDITILKSGPLGGDQQIGSRIVEGEIDYLFFFTDPMTLQPHDTDVKALTRLAGVENIVFCCNRSTADHIITSPLFTDPTYERIHPDYTNYTQRFENKGIISEAVEQVKKRRNKSENNISK encoded by the coding sequence ATGAAAACAATTGTTCGAAGAATTGGGCTTGTTGCACACGATGCAATGAAAAAAGACATGATAGAGTGGGTTCTCTGGAACTCGGAACGTCTGATAGGACATAAATTCTATTGTACGGGTACAACCGGTACACTAATTAAAAAAGCCCTTGAAGAAAAACATCCTGAAATCAAATGGGATATCACAATCCTGAAATCTGGTCCTTTAGGAGGTGACCAGCAAATTGGTTCGCGGATCGTAGAAGGAGAAATAGACTATCTGTTCTTTTTTACAGATCCGATGACACTACAGCCGCACGATACGGATGTGAAAGCATTGACCAGACTGGCTGGAGTTGAAAATATTGTTTTCTGCTGTAACCGTTCGACTGCGGACCACATTATTACGAGTCCCTTATTCACTGACCCAACTTACGAACGTATTCACCCGGATTATACCAATTACACGCAGCGTTTTGAAAACAAGGGAATCATATCTGAAGCAGTGGAGCAAGTGAAAAAGCGGAGGAATAAAAGTGAGAATAACATTTCCAAATGA
- a CDS encoding acyltransferase family protein, translating into MRNRIHELDYLKCLFIILMIIFHLSHIGSKYPYAKSIVYTFHMPAFLLISGYLINVHKKPEIFLKAMAWIFIPYTIMEISYACMSMLFPVWDGIKEISASVLLGKVLLDPIGPYWYLHTFILCGTTYYFVHTYLSSTPFIRLLVTSSLLLLFSYIFHLLTFANAFYFMAGTAIHLGKRPFLSCFPASFLAIIPLVFLCSQPENLNRGTLGGILITGLVISLSLYIYKHLPHTVKQASLFIGKNTLPILLFSPVFTALSKLFLPFFSFDPTGICFLCTATVITLYGSIFIAFCLDKARLSPFFFGKKILI; encoded by the coding sequence ATGAGGAACCGTATCCATGAACTGGACTATCTGAAATGCCTGTTTATCATACTCATGATCATCTTTCACCTGAGCCATATAGGAAGTAAGTATCCGTATGCCAAAAGTATCGTATATACTTTCCATATGCCCGCCTTCCTGTTGATTTCGGGTTATCTGATTAACGTGCATAAAAAGCCGGAAATTTTTCTGAAAGCGATGGCATGGATATTCATTCCATACACCATTATGGAAATCAGTTATGCCTGCATGTCTATGCTATTTCCCGTTTGGGACGGGATAAAAGAAATCAGTGCCTCAGTTCTGCTCGGCAAAGTATTGCTTGATCCTATTGGGCCTTACTGGTATCTGCACACATTCATATTATGTGGCACCACCTATTATTTCGTGCATACTTATCTCAGTTCGACTCCATTTATCCGCCTACTGGTAACAAGCAGTCTCCTTTTACTTTTCTCTTACATCTTTCATTTGCTGACATTTGCCAATGCTTTCTATTTCATGGCAGGCACTGCTATCCATCTGGGAAAACGTCCGTTCCTATCTTGTTTCCCCGCTTCTTTTCTTGCCATTATCCCTCTGGTTTTTCTGTGCAGCCAGCCGGAGAATCTGAACAGAGGCACTTTAGGAGGCATATTAATTACCGGATTGGTCATCAGCCTTTCGCTGTACATCTACAAACATCTTCCCCATACTGTGAAGCAAGCTTCACTGTTCATCGGAAAGAACACATTGCCTATTCTTCTTTTCTCCCCCGTCTTTACCGCACTGTCCAAACTCTTTCTGCCTTTCTTTTCGTTCGACCCGACAGGGATATGCTTTCTCTGTACCGCCACAGTCATCACTCTGTACGGTAGCATTTTCATCGCATTCTGTTTGGATAAAGCACGCCTTTCTCCTTTCTTCTTCGGAAAAAAGATACTCATATAG
- a CDS encoding electron transfer flavoprotein subunit alpha/FixB family protein, which produces MNNVFVYLEIEGTTVADVSLELLTKGRKLANQLGCQLEAVAAGSNLAGIEKQVLPFGVDKLHIFDAPGLFPYTSLPHSSVLINLFKEEQPQICLMGATVIGRDLGPRVSSALTSGLTADCTSLEIGNHEDKKEGKTYENLLYQIRPAFGGNIVATIVNPEHRPQMATVREGVMKKEILDADYKGEVIRHDVAKYVPETDYVVKVIDRHVEKAKHNLKGAPIVIAGGYGMGSRENFDMLFDLAKELHAEVGASRAAVDAGYADHDRQIGQTGVTVRPKLYIACGISGQIQHIAGMQESGIIISVNNDENAPINAIADYVINGTVEEVIPKMIKYYKQNSK; this is translated from the coding sequence ATGAATAACGTATTTGTATATTTAGAGATAGAAGGCACTACGGTAGCCGATGTCAGTCTCGAACTCCTGACCAAAGGTCGTAAATTGGCTAATCAGTTGGGCTGCCAACTGGAAGCAGTTGCTGCCGGTAGCAATCTGGCAGGCATTGAAAAGCAGGTATTGCCTTTCGGCGTCGACAAACTGCACATATTCGATGCTCCGGGCCTGTTCCCATACACTTCCCTTCCCCACTCTTCCGTCCTCATCAACCTGTTCAAGGAAGAACAGCCGCAAATCTGCCTGATGGGTGCAACCGTTATCGGCCGCGACCTCGGCCCGCGCGTATCTTCCGCACTGACCAGCGGACTGACTGCCGACTGTACCTCACTCGAAATCGGCAACCATGAGGATAAGAAAGAGGGCAAGACCTACGAAAATCTGTTGTACCAAATCCGTCCCGCATTCGGCGGCAACATCGTGGCAACGATTGTGAACCCCGAACACCGTCCGCAAATGGCGACCGTGCGCGAGGGCGTGATGAAGAAAGAGATTCTGGATGCCGACTACAAGGGTGAAGTAATCCGCCACGACGTTGCCAAGTACGTTCCCGAAACGGACTATGTAGTGAAGGTTATCGACCGCCACGTAGAAAAGGCGAAACACAACTTGAAAGGTGCCCCCATCGTCATTGCCGGCGGTTACGGCATGGGCAGCCGCGAGAACTTCGACATGCTGTTTGACCTTGCCAAGGAGCTTCACGCCGAAGTAGGCGCCAGCCGCGCCGCCGTCGATGCGGGCTATGCCGACCACGACCGTCAGATAGGTCAGACGGGTGTAACCGTCCGTCCGAAACTCTATATCGCCTGCGGCATCTCAGGACAAATCCAGCACATCGCCGGAATGCAGGAGAGCGGCATCATCATCTCCGTGAACAATGACGAGAACGCTCCTATCAATGCCATTGCCGACTACGTTATCAACGGTACGGTAGAAGAGGTTATTCCGAAGATGATTAAGTATTACAAACAGAATAGTAAATAA